Proteins encoded within one genomic window of Pseudalkalibacillus sp. SCS-8:
- a CDS encoding 1-deoxy-D-xylulose-5-phosphate reductoisomerase produces MKSISILGATGSIGTQTFDVVRSHPEQFCVTSFSFGKNLKLGKALIEEFRPNVVSVSTKELAEELKRTISHSCHVYYGEEGLLEVATDPKSDILINAVMGSVGLGPTLAAIEERKTIALANKETLVTAGHIVMDRAKRLGVSILPVDSEHSAIFQCLNGENKREMSKMILTASGGSFRDKSRSDLEGVTVEEALNHPNWSMGSKITIDSATMMNKGLEVIEAHWFFGTSYENIDVVLHRESVIHSMVEFVDGSVIAHLGTPDMKVPIQYALTYPKRLEVMGGKRLNLVEVGSLHFETMDMERFPCLRYAYEAGKAGGTMPTVLNAANEAAVEAFLNGQIPFLEIESLIEHALEVHDVIKDPSLSDIHEVDVSTRRFVQTLIV; encoded by the coding sequence ATGAAATCTATCAGTATTCTAGGCGCTACCGGATCAATCGGAACGCAGACGTTCGACGTAGTCCGATCACATCCAGAGCAGTTTTGTGTTACATCATTCTCTTTCGGTAAAAATTTGAAGCTGGGTAAAGCATTAATTGAAGAGTTCCGCCCAAACGTCGTTTCAGTTTCAACGAAAGAACTGGCAGAGGAATTAAAAAGGACTATCTCTCATTCTTGTCACGTATATTATGGAGAGGAAGGACTGTTGGAGGTTGCTACGGATCCAAAATCAGACATTTTGATCAATGCTGTGATGGGGAGTGTCGGTCTTGGGCCTACTCTTGCAGCCATTGAAGAAAGAAAAACGATTGCTCTTGCCAATAAAGAAACGTTGGTAACAGCGGGTCATATCGTCATGGACCGGGCCAAACGTCTTGGTGTTTCCATTCTACCTGTCGATAGTGAGCACTCGGCCATCTTTCAGTGCCTGAATGGAGAGAATAAACGTGAGATGAGTAAAATGATTCTTACAGCTTCTGGAGGAAGCTTCAGGGATAAAAGCCGCAGTGATCTTGAAGGTGTTACGGTAGAAGAAGCGTTGAATCATCCAAACTGGTCGATGGGCTCAAAGATCACAATCGATTCAGCAACGATGATGAATAAGGGCCTCGAGGTTATTGAAGCCCATTGGTTCTTCGGGACAAGCTATGAAAATATCGATGTCGTGCTTCATCGCGAAAGCGTCATTCACTCCATGGTTGAGTTTGTCGATGGCAGTGTGATTGCACATCTAGGAACGCCTGACATGAAGGTGCCAATCCAATATGCGCTCACGTATCCGAAGAGACTTGAAGTCATGGGTGGAAAAAGGTTAAACTTGGTAGAAGTCGGTTCGTTGCATTTTGAAACGATGGATATGGAACGATTCCCTTGTTTACGCTACGCATATGAAGCTGGAAAAGCTGGGGGAACGATGCCTACAGTGCTTAATGCTGCCAATGAAGCAGCTGTTGAAGCATTTCTGAATGGTCAAATTCCTTTCTTGGAAATCGAATCATTGATTGAACATGCATTGGAAGTACATGACGTCATTAAAGACCCATCGCTTTCAGATATCCATGAAGTGGATGTCTCGACTCGTCGATTTGTACAAACACTTATTGTGTAA